The Teredinibacter sp. KSP-S5-2 genomic interval GTGGGAGGGAACAGCGCATAACATAATCAGCGCGGTAACCATGCCAATACAAGAGCGTGTGATAGTGCGAAAAGTCATTGTATGCTCTCTCAGGATTAAGTGAGGTGCTTCTATTTTACGCCATGACTGGCGTTTCAGCACCTCTATGCCTCGACCTGCTTTGGCTTTTACTTAGAACTGAAGTGGTGCGACCTGGACAGACACTTTCATTTTCTTGCCTGGATCGTGATCCATTTCAGTTGTATAAGACCGTCCACCATAGCGGTAGGTAACGTCATAAGCCACAACTTCGCGCTCTCTATGGCTGGTGTACGTGGTCTCACAGCGTTCAACGTTGCGGTAGGTAGTTTCCTGGTAATCACCATGGTTGTACTGAGTGGCGTTTCTATGGCTGATATCTCGACCAATGGAGGCGCCTAGAATTGAGCCAACAACGGTTCCCAATTTTTTGTTGTCGTGTCCATGCCCTACCCGGT includes:
- a CDS encoding glycine zipper 2TM domain-containing protein → MNKQLMLIAAGLTTLSMFSHSTSANDSFVDYARVTQVTPIYQVVERNVPQESCWVERVQEDTPRRQYNSKTGTIVGAVIGGAIGHRVGHGHDNKKLGTVVGSILGASIGRDISHRNATQYNHGDYQETTYRNVERCETTYTSHREREVVAYDVTYRYGGRSYTTEMDHDPGKKMKVSVQVAPLQF